A region of the Burkholderia pyrrocinia genome:
CGCAGCACGACGCTGCCGCCGGTGCGCAGCGCGCCGGCGCTGTTCAAGGATGCGCTGAAGAAGGGTTATGCGCCGCCGGTCGAGTCGGTCGACGCGCTGCCTGCCGGCACGCCGTCCGCGAAGATCGCAGCCGCGCAGCCGGATGATCTGAAGGCACGCCTGATGAGCGAGTTCGCGGCGTTCCGCCGCAAGGAAGCGAAGGTGCTGTACGAGGAGCAGGGCGACGCCGAGCGCGAAGTGGCGCGCGAGTCGTTCGAGTCGGAGGCGCTGCCGACGATGGGCACGCATCTGCGCGACGACTGGCGCAAGCGCGGCCTCGATTCCAAGCTGGCCGAGACGGCCTTCTTCGACTGGCTGGCCCAGAAGACCTGGGGCGAGCCGACGGACGGCGACCTGCTGTCGTTCACGCTGAATCAGTCGCGGGCCGCGTGAGGCCCGCTCAGGCCCGCTGACGGGCCGCCGCGGGCCGCCCGCTCAATCGGGCGGGCCGGCGTCCTCACCAGGCCCTGCCGGCCGCTTCCATCACTCCGACAACAGCATCCGCTCGAGCTGCTCGAGGATCGCGTCACGCTTGTCCTTCGGGAGGCCGCGCAGGCGCAATTCGATGCGGTCTTCGCCATACGACTTCAGGTCGCCGACCGACTTGCCACCGAGCTTGATCTCGAGACGCTGCGCGTAGCGCTGACGGCCCGCGGCCTTCGGCGTCTCCTGCGCAGCGACGCGGCCCTTGACGATGTCCGACACCTGGCGCGTGCTGAGATCGTCCGACACGATCTTGTTGATCAGCCGCAGCGTGGCCTCGGTGCCGCGCGCGTTGTGATAGCGCCCGACCTGATACGCCATGTTCGAGCCGAAGCGATCGGGACGCGCGACCATTTCCTGCATGATCGCTTCCGGCAACTTGCCGATCGACAGCGCGACGGCCACCGTCGACTCGTCGAGGCCGAGATGCTCGGAAAGCTCCTTCTGGCTCTGGAAATGTTGGTCGTCGAGGAAGCGGCGCCACACGACGGCGTTGTCGAACACCGTCTGCGAATCGCGCTGGACGTTCAGGTCGTAGCCGAGCTTGTAGCTCTGGATACCGATCGGCACGTCGATCACGATCGCCTTGACCGATTCCTTGTTCGCTTCCTTCAGCGCTCGCACGCGACGGCCGCCGTCGCTGACGAAATACGTACCCGGATTGTCGTAATCCGGAATCACGTGGATCGCCTGCTGCTGCCCCTGCTTCGCAAGGTTGACCGCGAGTTCGGCAATCGACGACTTTAGATAGAAGTGCCGCGGGTTGAACGGGCTATGCTTGATCGCCTTCAGCGACAGCTCGATCACCTGCCCGGGTGCATAGCGGTTCTCGAGACGCCACGCGCGGTATTGCGGCGATTCGTCGATCGACGGATCGAGCGTGAACTCCGGAGCGGGCGGCGGTGCGATGTCTTTCTTCGCCGATTTGGTCGGTGCCGCGGCGGGCGTCTCGGACTTGACGATGCCGTCAATCGCATTGAGCCGGTCGAGTGCCGTGCGCTTCTCGCTCGTCGTGATATCCGGGCGCGCTTGGAATCCTTTTGCAAATTGGGAGGGTTTCATGTGACTCCTTTGTGCGCATAAAGTCAGGGCAGCATGGCGACGATTTCGTCGGCACATGCGCGAATTTCAGCGGCGGCCAGCTTGCCGCCACGATCGTTCATCTGCAGCACGGTCTGACCGAGCGCCATCGCCTGCTTGTACGCTTCCCGGGTCGGGATCTGCGTCTTCAGCAGCGGGAAGCCGAGCTCTTCGAGCGCGCGCTTGAGCTCGCGGGTCAGCATGCGCTTCTCTTCGGTCTTGTTCAGCAGGAATACCGCGCGGAGGTCTTCGTTCATGACCTGCGCCTGCTGGATCAGCTTGACCAGCCCGACGCTCGACCAGTAGTCGGCCGGCGACGACGAAGTCGGGATCACGGCAATCGATGCCGCCAGCAGGACGACGCCGGATACCTTCTCGGTGATCGACGGCGGGCAGTCCACGACGATGATGTCGTAGTCGTTGATGAACTTCTTGATCTCGCGATGGATCTGGCCGTCGGCTTCAGCAAGGTTGACGACCGGAAACGGGATGCCGGTGTCGCTGTCGCCGGATGCGCTCGACCAGTGAACCAGTGTGTTTTGACGGTCTGCGTCGATGACGAGGATGCGCTTCCCTTTTTCATGGAACGCGGCGCCGAGGTGCATGGCAATCGTGCTTTTGCCGACGCCACCTTTTTGTTGAGTGACTGCAATGATTTCCGCGGCCAATTTTCACTCCTATTTTGGTCGTTGGAATTCTACAGGACGATATTTATATTTCAATGAAATTGTCGTTCGACAACTACACGTTAGCCATTCGGGCTATCGGTTTATGCGCATAAACGAACCGGCGGTGATCGGCGGCGTGATCGGACGGCGTGGTTGATGTCTGCGGACGCGTCGACGAACCTCGCGATGATGACGCTATCACGACGCGCGTCGTCGGCACGCGCAGCGGGTTGCTGGCGATATCGGATTGCGCTGCCCTTTCGCTTGATGGTGGTGGAGGGTCGTACCGGCAGACGGGTGAGTTTGTGCGCATAAACTCTGCGGCGACCGGGGCGGCCAACCGTGCGACAGGACAGTCGGGCATTCCTGAGCGCGGGTGTGATCTTATGCACGTTGGCAGATATGCAGCCTGGGCGGTGTGCCATTAGCCGGTATGCATCGGCATCGCGCCATACCGAGCCGCTACGTTTATGCGCATAAACCGCGGTCGATGGATGGCGAGTACCGGGCGATCACGTGCCGACCCCGCGTGAATTCGGCACGCGGGGATGCGCTGACGACGCAGCGCATCGATGCGACGATCGCTTCGGTGCCGTGACGCGTCGACGCTCGTCGGCGCGATGAATCGCCAGATGCTCTGTCCAGCGATCGCAGGCTTTATGCGCATAAACCAATCGACGTACCACGCTATCGCCTGCGTCCATCGCCACCCGAGACACCCGTCACGATGCGCAGGCTCGCGAATCCTTATCCTTGCAGCGCGATAGCGGGCCGCACAACTTTATGCGCATAAACAAAGCGATCCGTTAAAGCACATCGCCGATGCATCACCCCGCCCGAGGCTGGTGTTTCTGGCGGCACCTTCTCGCCAACCAGCCTCACCAAAGCATCGAATCCGCACCCGGCTACCCCACGGCGGCCCGCACCGAAACCTCCGATGCAGACTGGCTACAATACAGCCCTCTCCCATCCAGGCCCGAATGATGATCACGATCTACCACAACCCCCGATGCTCGAAGTCGCGCGAGACGCTTGCGTTGGTCGAGGCGCTGAATACCGCCGGCACGCCGCTGAACGTCGTCGAGTACCTGAAGACGCCGCCGACGGTCGAGGAACTGGAAGCGCTGCACCGGCAGCTCGGCCGCCCGGTTCGCGACATGCTGCGCGACGGCGAGGAGCCGTACAAGACGCTGAATCTGGCCCGCGCGGATCTGACCGATGCGCAAGCCTATGACGCGATTGCCGCTCATCCGGTTTTGCTGCAGCGTCCGATCGTCGTCTATCGCGGCAAGGCGGCCATCGGTCGGCCGCCCGAATCGGTGCAAGCGCTGTTCGAATAATTCTTGCCCGGCGTATTTTTCTTATTGCATCAGCCCGGCGTACCCACCGGCAATCGAAGTCGGTGCGATCGCCGGGCAGCATACCTCCCACCGCCGGACGATAGCGGCAACGCGGACCGGGTCTAGCCTTCGCCGGACGACGTGTCGCCATCAACCGGTTCCCGCCCCGCCGCCGCTTTCGCGGCCGTCCGCAGCAGTGCGATCTGCCCGCGATAGGCTCTGCAGCCACTGCAGGTCGGCAGGTGTATGCGCACCTGCACACGCTCATGCAAGGTCAGATGCCGGTCGAGCGCATCCGACAGCAGTCGCGTCACGTCAGTACATTTCCCCGGCAGCATCTTCGGTCGTCAGTCCTTTTTCGCTCAGGCAGGTTCGCAGGCGCGTGCGCGCCCGATACAGCAACACGCTGCAATGATTCGTCGTCAGCGTCAATTCGCTGCAGATGTCCGTCATCTCGACATCGAGGAATTCGCGCATCATGAACACGCGCCCGATCTGCTCGGGAAGGTGATCGAGGCAGGCCTGGAACAGCGTCCAGAACTGCTGTTGCTGCAACAGCGTTTCGGGGCGCGGCCACGGCCGCGGCTTCGCATGCGGGGCCCAGTGGCCGTTTTCCTTGAACAGCTCGCGATCGAGCATGGATTCGCCGTCGAGCTCGGCATCGAGCGCGGACAGGCTCACAGTCCGCTGCCGCGCACGCAGCACGTCGATCAGCTTGTTGCGCAGGATGCCGAATACCCAGGTCTTGTGGGCCGACAGCCCCGCGAAATCGCCCGCGTGCGACCATGCGGCGGCCAGTGCTTCCTGCACGGCGTCTTCGGCCGCGTCGGCATCGCGGAGCTGGAGTCGCGCGAAGCGCAGCAGGTCGCGCCGCAGTTGCGCGAGATAAACGGGGTCGTCGTACGCGGACGGCATGTCTGGGTAGCAGTGTCTCGAGGCGATTGCGCTTGCGCCACCGGGCGGGCACATCGCGGTGCGAGCAGCTTACTGGGCGCGGTGCCGGCCTGCAACGTCTGTTCCGTCACGAATTCACGAAACCGGCCGGCGCGCTGCGCTATGCTTGCCGAAACCCGTGTCGCGTGTCGACGGCGCCGCGCGGCGGGCAGTTTGTAACGTCAGAACATAACGGTCGAGTTATCCACAATTTCTGTGGAAAACCTTGTGGAAAGTCGGCCGGACGGCCCCGTCGGGCGGTTCGCGGGCTGGCTTGCCTATAAACAGACCTTTGTCGCCTGTTCGGAAGCAATCGATCCGATTCCTCACTCACCGGAAGGAGAACGCCATGTCCTATCGTATTGCGGTCGTCGTCGGCAGCCTGCGCCGCGCTTCGTCGAACCGCGCACTCGCGCACGCCGTGATCTCGCTCGCCCCCGCCGATTTTTCGTTCGAGTTCGTCGAGATCGGCGAGCTGCCGCTGTACAGCCAGGACTACGACGCGGATTTCCCGGAAGTCGCGAAGCGCTTCAAGCAGTCGATCGAAGCCGCCGACGCGCTGCTGTTCGTCACACCCGAGTACAACCGGTCGATGCCGGGCGTGCTGAAGAATGCGCTCGACTGGGGTTCGCGGCCGTGGGGTTCCAACTCGTGGGCGGGCAAGCCTGGCGCGGTGCTCGGCACGTCGCCGGGCGCGACGGGTACTGCGCTCGCCCAGCAGCACCTGCGCAACGTGCTGGCGTACCTCGACGTGAAGACGCTCGGGCAGCCCGAGATGTTCATCAAGCACGACCCGGCGCGCATCGACGAGCACGGCCAGATCGTCAGCGAGGACACCCGCAAGTTCCTGCAGGGCTTCGTCGATCGCTACGCGGGCTGGGTGCGCGTGCTGAAGTCGGCCTGACAACTTCGGCCTGGCCACCACGGCCGTTCATGGCGCTGGCGCCGGCCCGCACTTGGCGGGTCACGCGCCGGCGTGCCGCGCGTCGCGCGCTTCGCGGATGCCCAGCAGAATCTCGTCGAGCAGCGCGATGTCGAACGGCTTCGACAGCACGCGGACGTTGACAGTGCGCGTGCGGTCGAGCTCCTCTGCGTAACCCGTGACGAGAATCACGGGCAGCTTCCCCGGCCGCTTCTCGACCGCTTCGGCGAGATCGATGCCGTTCAGGCTGCCCGGCATGTGGATATCCGAAATCACGAGGTCGAACGCGTCGTTCGCGGCCGCGCCCTCGATCAGGCGCAATGCGTCGTCGGCGGTGGGCGCATAGGTCACGCGGTGCCCGAGCAGCGAAAGCAGTGCTTCGGTGCCGGCCGCGACTTCGCCGTTGTCCTCGACGAGCAGCACGTGCAGCCCGGCGAGCGCGCCCGTGTCGTGCACGACGGCCTGCGGCCGCGCGACGACGTCCTCGGCGCGCGCGCGCGGCAGGTAGAGGCGCACCGACGTGCCGGCGCCGACCGCGCTGTCGATCGTCGCGAGGCCGCCCGAGCGTTCGCAGAACGCGAACACCTGCGGCAGGCCGAGCCCCGTCCCCATCCCTTGCGCCTTCGTCGTGAACAGCGGTTCGAACGCGCGCGCGAGCACGTCGGGCGCCATGCCCGAACCCGTATCGTCGAGCGAGATCTGCACGAAATCGCCGGTGAGCGGAAAGCCGTCCTCGCGGCGCAGCGTCACGTTGCGCGCGCCGACCGTGAAGCGGCCGCCGGTCGCCATCGCGTCGCGCGCGTTGACCGCGAGGTTGATCACCGCGAGCTCGAGCTCCGCGACGTCGACGCGGATCGGCCAGACGCCGGGCTCGATCGCGACGACCAGCGACGATTTCGAACCGAGCGACGTCTTCAGCAGTTCGCGGCACGTACCGACCCATTGCCCGACGTCGATCGTCTCGCTGTGCAGCGGCTGCTTGCGCGCGACGCCGAGGAGCTGGCGCGTGAGCGACTGCCCGTTCTTCAGCGCGCGTTCGATCGCGCCGAGTTCCTTGTCGAGATCCTGGACGCCGCGCCGCCGCGCGATCTGCACGTTGCTCGAGATGATCATCAGCAGGTTGTTGAAGTCGTGCGCGACGCTGCCGACGAGGTTGCCGAGCGCCTGCATCTTGCGCGACTGCCGGTATGCCGATTCGATCGAGCGCCGCATCGATGCTTCGGCCTGCCAGCGGTCCCACGCCTCCTCTTCCGCTTTCAGCCGCTTGAGCGACAGCCAGATCACGGACCACAGCGCGATCGACGGCGCGAACATCGAGATGAACAGCACGCTCAGGTGTTCGTACCATTCATGCCAGATCGCCGACGTGCGGTACGCGCACGTGACGTAGACGGGATAACTGCCGACCTGGCGGTACGCGACGATCTCGCTGCTCGAGCCGTCGTGGCGTACGCGCACGACGCCCGCGCGCGGATCGTTGCGCGCGTCGCCGAACGTGACCGAGCGATCGGTGTGCGCGAGCGACGGCGGCGGCGGATACGACGCGATCACCGCGCCGTCCGAGCGCGCGAGCGCCATCGTCATCGGCGTGCTCGCGCCGCCGAGCAGGTCGCGGTAGAACGCGTTGAAATACGACGACTTCAGCGCGATCGACACCATCCCGGCGAACGAACCGTCGCTATGGCGCCGCGCGACGCCCGTGTTGAACACCGGAATGTTCTCGAGCTTGAGCGGCCCCATCATCAGCCGCGAGATGTGTTCGATGACCTTGCCGTCGCGGATGCCGGCGAAATCGTCGCGGTTCGCGATCGACGCATAGGGCGCCGGATAGTAGAGGCTGTTGGCGAGCAGCATCCCGCTCGCGCCGAAGATCGACACGGCGGCCACTTGCGGATAGCCGCCGCCGATCGTGTTCAGCGCTTCGTGGATGTCGGATTCCCTGTTGCGCACGGTCGCGTCGTCCATGTCCTGCACGAGGTCGACGATGCGCGCATCGAGCGTTTCGCTCAGGTCGAACACCTTGAGCGCGTGCTCCTCTGCGACCCGCACGGTGCGCATCGTCACGTCGCTCGCCGCGGACTCGCGCGCCTGCAGGTCGTTGTACGCCATCACCACCACGTAGATGCACGGCAGCACGATCGCCGCGACGAGCAGCACGATCAGCGTCACGCGGCGGACCGCGAAATCGTGCTCGGGTGCGCCGGCCGAGTAGTTGCCGCCGTCCTGCCAGTCGTCGGCGGGCGTGGAGGCGGGGGCGTGGGAGTCGGCAGGCCGTTCGGACGTCATTGGAAAAGCGGGTGAGGCGGAGGTGCCTGCCATCATAAACGAGTTGCGACGGCCCGCCGCGCGGCCCCGTACGCACGCGATCCTGTCGAATCCGACAGGGTGAAATTGTCAAATTGAAAACGCGACGAATCCGGCAGCGCAAACGTACACAAGGAAAAATTTTGCGTACATATCTCGAAAATGGTCGCGGCTGTTTTCGGAATGGCGCGCGATCGGACCGAATCTGTTCGAAATGGTGAATATGGCGAGTTGCATCGCCCCCGGTTTACTCCGAGAATCGCGCCTTGCTTTCCCTATGACAGATATATGTGCCCGCCGGCGCTCGCCGCGCGGAGCGTCGCGCGCACCTGCTCGCGGCGCCCGCGCGCGGCCGCAAGGCGGTTGCCCGCGCCCGAAACGCATGGCGCCTCAAGAAGCGCGCCGCGCGGTCGTTAACGCGAGAGAGACCATTCCGTATACCGCTTCGCTCCATGCCTTTGCCAATTGTAATTGCCGACGATTCGCTGCTCGCTCGCAAACTTCTGACAAAGGCGCTGCCGGGAGACTGGGACGTTGACGTCGCGTATGCAGCGAATGGTCGCGAGGCCTTGGCGCTCTATCGTGACGGCAAAGCTTCCGTGATGTTTCTGGACCTGACGATGCCCGACATGAGCGGATATCAGGTGTTGGAAACACTGCGCCACGAAGATCTGAACACGTTCGTGATCGTGGTATCCGCCGATATCCAGCCGCAGGCGCAAGCACGCGTGCGTGAACTGGGCGCGATCGCATTCGTTGCCAAGCCCGTGACGTCGGAGGCATTGCTGCCCATTCTCAAGGAGTATGGGTTGTATGCCTGAATCGGTGTTCACGGCGGAGCAACGCGACGCGTTGCAGGAGATCGCCAACCTTGCAATGGGCCGCGCCGCCGCGCGGCTGGCGTTGTTGCTCGGGCGTTTCATCGAGCTGTCGGTGCCGCGCGTGCGCGTCGTGAAAGCGGCCGACGCGGGCGACGCGCTGCGCGAGATGACGGGCATTCACGACAACGTGACCGCCGTGCGCCAGGGCTTCCGTTCCGACATCAAGGGCGAGGCGATCGTGCTGTGCCGCAGCGCGGGCGTCGCGCGGCTCATGTCGATCGTCGACCGCACGTTCGGCGAAGGCGTGTCCGGCGGGATGGCGACGCCGGACGAACTCGTGTTCGATGTCGCGAACGTGCTGATGGGCGCATGCGTTGCGTCGATCCTCGACGAACTCGGCCGCAAACCCGTGTTCTTTCCGCCGGGGCTGCTCGGCGCGAACGTGTCGTTCGACGACGTATTCCAGCCGACCGCGCTCGCGTGGAGCGTCGCGCTGCTGCTCGAGGTGAACTTCGGGCTCGAGGATCACTCGTTCCGTGCCCACTTCGTGATGCTGATGGCCGAGGATTCGATCCGGCTGATGGGCGACGCGCTCGACGCGTTGCTGTCCGCGCTATGACGGCCGCCGCACAGTCGCTGAGCGACCTCGTGATCGAGCGGGTGGGCTTCGGCCTGTTCGTGCTCGACCGTTCGATGACCGTGCTGATGTGGAATCGCTTCATGCAGGACCACAGCGGCATCCCGGCCGCCGACGTAATCGGCCGCAACCTGTTCGACTGCTTTCCGGAGCTGCCGCATGCGTGGCTGTCGCGCAAGGTCGAGAGCGTGTTCCAGCTCGGCAGCTTCGCATTCAGCTCGTGGGAACAGCGCCCCTACCTGTTCCGCTTCGAGCACGACCGGCCGATTACCGGCGGCATCGACTACATGCAGCAGGACTGTACGTTCATGCCGCTCACGCGCGGCCGCGATGTCGAGGCCGTGTGCGTGACGATCTCCGACGTCACGCATGTGAGCGTGATGCAGCGCGAGCGCGAGGAAGCGGTCGCGAAGCTGCGCGAACACGCGAATCGCGACGGCCTGACCGGCATCGCGAACCGGCGTTTCTTCGAAGCGCGGCTCGGCGACGAATTCGCGCGCTGGCAGCGCTACGGCGGCGACATGTCGGTGCTGCTGTTCGACCTCGACCACTTCAAGACGATCAACGACCGCTTCGGGCATGCGGCCGGCGACGCCGTGCTGCGCGAGACGGCGCGTCGCGTCGCGTCGATCGTGCGTGCGCAGGATACGTTCGGTCGTTTCGGCGGCGAGGAATTCGCGCTGCTGCTGCCGTGCACGAGTCTCGACGAGGCGATGCGGGTGGCCGACAAGGTGCGCGACGCGATCGGCAGCATGCCGGTCGATGCGGAAGGCGTCAGCGTGCCGGTGACAGCGAGCGTCGGCGGCGCGTGCGCGAAGACGGGCGCGCCGACCAGCGACGTGCTCGTGAACGAGGCCGACGCCGCGCTCTATCGCGCGAAGCGGCTCGGGCGCGACCGCTCGGTTGCCTACGCGTAGGCGCGCCCGCCCCGCCTCGCGCGAAGCGGCTTCGCCCCGCGCGTGCCGCGTTCAGCTTTTCGCGATGTCGGCCAGCACGCCCGCCAGCACGGCCGGCTGCGACACGAACGGCGAATGGCTGCTGTCGAGCTGGTGCACGTGGGTCGGATTGCCGGGCACGAACACGTCGGCTTCGTCGATGAAGCGCTGCTGCAGCGCGGGCAGGATCACGCGGTCCTGCAGGCACTTGATGTAGTGGCGGTCGATCGCGCCCCAGCGAGCGGCGGTCGTCGGGATCGCGGTCGCGAACGGCGCGGCCGGCACGTCGCAGGTCATCAGGTTCGCGACGGCCTCGAAGTCGGCTTGCGGCACGTCGTCATACAGCGCGCGCTTCGCCAGCTCGCGATACGCGGCGTCGCCGCTGCGCGGATCGATGCGCAGCGCACCGGCCACGCGCGGGCTCGCGAGCATCAGCGGGCCGAGCATCTCGCCGTTGTTTTCCGGCGCACGCACGTAGTCGAGGCCCGGCACGCCCGACGCGGGCATGAAGGCCGCGAGATAGACGATCTTCGCGATCTTGTCCGGTGCGCGCTCGGCGGCCGCCGTGATCGCGAGGCCGCCCATGCTGTGCCCGACCAGCACGACCTTGCCGCGGCCGAGCGCATACGCGTCGTCGACCGCCTGCATCACCTGTGACGCGTAATCGTCGAGCGTCGTGTTCGCGACCGGCGACGGCTCGGCGCCGAACGCGTCCTTGTCGAGCGGCCGTTCGAGATAAGACGCGGGAAAGCGGGCGTTGATGCCGTGCGCGGGCAGGTCGCGCGCGATCGACAGGTAGCCGCGCGCGGCCAGCGCGGCCGCGACGTGCGCGTAGCACCACGCGCCGTGCCAGGCGCCGTGCAC
Encoded here:
- a CDS encoding response regulator, translated to MPLPIVIADDSLLARKLLTKALPGDWDVDVAYAANGREALALYRDGKASVMFLDLTMPDMSGYQVLETLRHEDLNTFVIVVSADIQPQAQARVRELGAIAFVAKPVTSEALLPILKEYGLYA
- a CDS encoding NADPH-dependent FMN reductase is translated as MSYRIAVVVGSLRRASSNRALAHAVISLAPADFSFEFVEIGELPLYSQDYDADFPEVAKRFKQSIEAADALLFVTPEYNRSMPGVLKNALDWGSRPWGSNSWAGKPGAVLGTSPGATGTALAQQHLRNVLAYLDVKTLGQPEMFIKHDPARIDEHGQIVSEDTRKFLQGFVDRYAGWVRVLKSA
- the parA gene encoding ParA family partition ATPase, whose translation is MAAEIIAVTQQKGGVGKSTIAMHLGAAFHEKGKRILVIDADRQNTLVHWSSASGDSDTGIPFPVVNLAEADGQIHREIKKFINDYDIIVVDCPPSITEKVSGVVLLAASIAVIPTSSSPADYWSSVGLVKLIQQAQVMNEDLRAVFLLNKTEEKRMLTRELKRALEELGFPLLKTQIPTREAYKQAMALGQTVLQMNDRGGKLAAAEIRACADEIVAMLP
- the arsC gene encoding arsenate reductase (glutaredoxin) (This arsenate reductase requires both glutathione and glutaredoxin to convert arsenate to arsenite, after which the efflux transporter formed by ArsA and ArsB can extrude the arsenite from the cell, providing resistance.), with product MITIYHNPRCSKSRETLALVEALNTAGTPLNVVEYLKTPPTVEELEALHRQLGRPVRDMLRDGEEPYKTLNLARADLTDAQAYDAIAAHPVLLQRPIVVYRGKAAIGRPPESVQALFE
- a CDS encoding zf-HC2 domain-containing protein produces the protein MLPGKCTDVTRLLSDALDRHLTLHERVQVRIHLPTCSGCRAYRGQIALLRTAAKAAAGREPVDGDTSSGEG
- a CDS encoding alpha/beta fold hydrolase, giving the protein METTVTAPPQSDHPVFVLVHGAWHGAWCYAHVAAALAARGYLSIARDLPAHGINARFPASYLERPLDKDAFGAEPSPVANTTLDDYASQVMQAVDDAYALGRGKVVLVGHSMGGLAITAAAERAPDKIAKIVYLAAFMPASGVPGLDYVRAPENNGEMLGPLMLASPRVAGALRIDPRSGDAAYRELAKRALYDDVPQADFEAVANLMTCDVPAAPFATAIPTTAARWGAIDRHYIKCLQDRVILPALQQRFIDEADVFVPGNPTHVHQLDSSHSPFVSQPAVLAGVLADIAKS
- a CDS encoding hybrid sensor histidine kinase/response regulator, translated to MTSERPADSHAPASTPADDWQDGGNYSAGAPEHDFAVRRVTLIVLLVAAIVLPCIYVVVMAYNDLQARESAASDVTMRTVRVAEEHALKVFDLSETLDARIVDLVQDMDDATVRNRESDIHEALNTIGGGYPQVAAVSIFGASGMLLANSLYYPAPYASIANRDDFAGIRDGKVIEHISRLMMGPLKLENIPVFNTGVARRHSDGSFAGMVSIALKSSYFNAFYRDLLGGASTPMTMALARSDGAVIASYPPPPSLAHTDRSVTFGDARNDPRAGVVRVRHDGSSSEIVAYRQVGSYPVYVTCAYRTSAIWHEWYEHLSVLFISMFAPSIALWSVIWLSLKRLKAEEEAWDRWQAEASMRRSIESAYRQSRKMQALGNLVGSVAHDFNNLLMIISSNVQIARRRGVQDLDKELGAIERALKNGQSLTRQLLGVARKQPLHSETIDVGQWVGTCRELLKTSLGSKSSLVVAIEPGVWPIRVDVAELELAVINLAVNARDAMATGGRFTVGARNVTLRREDGFPLTGDFVQISLDDTGSGMAPDVLARAFEPLFTTKAQGMGTGLGLPQVFAFCERSGGLATIDSAVGAGTSVRLYLPRARAEDVVARPQAVVHDTGALAGLHVLLVEDNGEVAAGTEALLSLLGHRVTYAPTADDALRLIEGAAANDAFDLVISDIHMPGSLNGIDLAEAVEKRPGKLPVILVTGYAEELDRTRTVNVRVLSKPFDIALLDEILLGIREARDARHAGA
- a CDS encoding RNA polymerase factor sigma-70 — protein: MPSAYDDPVYLAQLRRDLLRFARLQLRDADAAEDAVQEALAAAWSHAGDFAGLSAHKTWVFGILRNKLIDVLRARQRTVSLSALDAELDGESMLDRELFKENGHWAPHAKPRPWPRPETLLQQQQFWTLFQACLDHLPEQIGRVFMMREFLDVEMTDICSELTLTTNHCSVLLYRARTRLRTCLSEKGLTTEDAAGEMY
- a CDS encoding GGDEF domain-containing protein; the protein is MTAAAQSLSDLVIERVGFGLFVLDRSMTVLMWNRFMQDHSGIPAADVIGRNLFDCFPELPHAWLSRKVESVFQLGSFAFSSWEQRPYLFRFEHDRPITGGIDYMQQDCTFMPLTRGRDVEAVCVTISDVTHVSVMQREREEAVAKLREHANRDGLTGIANRRFFEARLGDEFARWQRYGGDMSVLLFDLDHFKTINDRFGHAAGDAVLRETARRVASIVRAQDTFGRFGGEEFALLLPCTSLDEAMRVADKVRDAIGSMPVDAEGVSVPVTASVGGACAKTGAPTSDVLVNEADAALYRAKRLGRDRSVAYA
- a CDS encoding chemotaxis protein CheC, with protein sequence MPESVFTAEQRDALQEIANLAMGRAAARLALLLGRFIELSVPRVRVVKAADAGDALREMTGIHDNVTAVRQGFRSDIKGEAIVLCRSAGVARLMSIVDRTFGEGVSGGMATPDELVFDVANVLMGACVASILDELGRKPVFFPPGLLGANVSFDDVFQPTALAWSVALLLEVNFGLEDHSFRAHFVMLMAEDSIRLMGDALDALLSAL
- a CDS encoding ParB/RepB/Spo0J family partition protein, giving the protein MKPSQFAKGFQARPDITTSEKRTALDRLNAIDGIVKSETPAAAPTKSAKKDIAPPPAPEFTLDPSIDESPQYRAWRLENRYAPGQVIELSLKAIKHSPFNPRHFYLKSSIAELAVNLAKQGQQQAIHVIPDYDNPGTYFVSDGGRRVRALKEANKESVKAIVIDVPIGIQSYKLGYDLNVQRDSQTVFDNAVVWRRFLDDQHFQSQKELSEHLGLDESTVAVALSIGKLPEAIMQEMVARPDRFGSNMAYQVGRYHNARGTEATLRLINKIVSDDLSTRQVSDIVKGRVAAQETPKAAGRQRYAQRLEIKLGGKSVGDLKSYGEDRIELRLRGLPKDKRDAILEQLERMLLSE